A window of Duncaniella dubosii genomic DNA:
GGCAGACAGAGTATGCTGTTGCGATGGCGCCTTTCGGACTGGAGAGAGGTGAGGAAGGAAGTCCTGCCAGGCACAAGGATCTTGCCCAGTATTATAAGGAGCAATACGAGCTGCAACGCGGGCGGCTGGACGAATTGCTCAAGGAACTAGCCGGACAGGAGGATCTGGTGAAGGAGAAGAACAGGGAGATTCTTAAAAAGGACAGTCAGATCCGGGAGCAGGAAAAGGAACTGAACGAGACTAGGAGTGAACTCACTGAAAAGAAAAATGAGATAGCGCGACAACAGCAGCAGCTCGACAAACTTCTTCCGTTGATAGTGAAGGCGCAGGACAGGCTCGACACTTACACAGAAGCCGGAGAATATGCCGAGGGTCGCATAGAGTCCGCTGACCGTCTTCTTCAGGCGGCGGACAGCAGGGAGAAAGAGGTTGCCAAGGTTGAGAAGGAGGCATTGGATAGGATAAACAACGCCTCGATAAGTTTCCTTGCCAAGAAAGAGGTGGAGAGGCTTGCAAAGGAGAATGCGGAGCTGAAGTTGCTCGTGTCCGGCAACGCCACCGCACTGGAGAGAGAAGCCGCTACCACTCGGCATGAGAAAGCCGGAAGAGAGAAGGCGGAACGGGAACTGCAACAGTTGAAGGAGACCGTGTCTGGTACACAGACCGCACTTGAACGCAGACATCCTCTTGAAGCCCGGTTGATAAGGGAACTTGTGTCGATTGAGATTAAAGATCCGGATTATCAGGATGCCATTCTTTCGGGTCAGACTTTGACATGGAAGAAATATCCGTTTATGGATCCGGCGACAGGAAAGAGGATTCCGGAGGAATATGCCGATAATATCTCCGTGAGGATTGAAGGACATGGAGAAGACTCGTTCATCTCCATGTGCGGTAAGCGTATCTCCGATTTCTTCCGGGATATTTGGGCAAAGGTGAAGGCTGCACTTGGAATAAAGCAGCGTCAG
This region includes:
- the mobV gene encoding MobV family relaxase — translated: MSHYTVCHYEKCYGPPVSYSTHIERKKADGTEHVPYNIKRRDLTRHNKEFIKEAREIGRSAAIEKRLDAVRHQKDADGNEYERKIRKGQICCIEIRMSASVEGMAEIIEQGRLMEWCRESIKWAQKEHGKENIVSAVLHMDEETPHLHVSLVPVVSGESKKQRTTKKRAAKDKEKAEKNGEEVPKKKRRYKKKATVETLRLCADDVMTQWDLKRRQTEYAVAMAPFGLERGEEGSPARHKDLAQYYKEQYELQRGRLDELLKELAGQEDLVKEKNREILKKDSQIREQEKELNETRSELTEKKNEIARQQQQLDKLLPLIVKAQDRLDTYTEAGEYAEGRIESADRLLQAADSREKEVAKVEKEALDRINNASISFLAKKEVERLAKENAELKLLVSGNATALEREAATTRHEKAGREKAERELQQLKETVSGTQTALERRHPLEARLIRELVSIEIKDPDYQDAILSGQTLTWKKYPFMDPATGKRIPEEYADNISVRIEGHGEDSFISMCGKRISDFFRDIWAKVKAALGIKQRQEEEKRKQQTQKPDTGQTQEPPKKSRGRRM